One window from the genome of [Clostridium] celerecrescens 18A encodes:
- a CDS encoding sensor histidine kinase encodes MRSVIFKKFIQIILVVLILSSSVFYIASSSALLKNSRKDMTYTLRAMDEILDYSSDLAGEIGGLKQTLSENESRFTIIRMDGSIVADTGSVPAASLDNHLDREEVKEALVEGTGTARRYSKTLKENMLYVAIRSSRADYILRMAIPYSGMKEYLMLLLPSIWLSFLMAIMYSAFSADSFSKSITKPLKEISQEMLKVNGDYTDLSFEKYQYPEINIIAETTTEMSKNVKEYLNQIELEKQIRQEFFSNASHELKTPITSVQGYAELLESGIIQDEEQKMDFIRRIKKEAINMNHLINDILMISRLEAKEAEVLKNDVRLSILVGDIVESLKPLAASHEVTVHVDCKPLCMYANGQQMKELFGNLISNAVKYNKPGGEVWVTVTEEDRNVIIRVKDNGMGIPKESLSRIFERFYRVDKGRSKKQGGTGLGLSIVKHIVNFYHGTITVRSELDMGTEFMVKIPIQEKIC; translated from the coding sequence ATGAGAAGCGTAATCTTTAAGAAATTTATCCAGATCATTTTGGTAGTGCTGATACTCAGCAGTTCTGTTTTTTATATTGCTTCCAGCAGCGCACTGCTTAAAAATTCCAGAAAAGACATGACTTACACCTTAAGAGCCATGGATGAGATCCTGGATTATTCCAGTGATCTTGCCGGTGAAATAGGTGGCTTAAAGCAGACCCTCAGTGAGAATGAGAGCCGTTTTACAATTATACGCATGGATGGAAGTATTGTGGCCGATACTGGGAGTGTACCGGCCGCTTCCCTGGATAATCATTTGGACAGGGAAGAAGTGAAGGAAGCACTTGTGGAGGGAACCGGCACAGCCAGACGCTATTCCAAGACCCTTAAGGAAAATATGCTTTATGTGGCAATCCGCTCCTCTCGGGCGGATTATATTCTTCGTATGGCAATACCCTATTCGGGCATGAAAGAATACCTGATGCTTCTATTGCCTTCGATCTGGCTCAGCTTTCTGATGGCCATAATGTATTCTGCATTTTCAGCGGACAGCTTTTCAAAATCCATTACAAAGCCGTTAAAGGAAATTTCTCAGGAGATGTTAAAAGTTAACGGGGATTATACGGACCTCTCTTTTGAAAAATACCAGTATCCGGAAATTAATATTATTGCGGAAACGACAACGGAAATGTCTAAGAACGTAAAAGAATATTTAAACCAGATTGAGCTTGAAAAGCAAATTCGCCAGGAATTTTTCAGTAATGCTTCCCATGAGTTAAAAACCCCGATCACATCTGTTCAGGGCTATGCGGAGCTTCTGGAAAGCGGGATCATTCAGGATGAAGAACAAAAGATGGATTTTATAAGACGCATCAAGAAGGAAGCAATCAATATGAATCATCTCATCAATGACATCCTTATGATCTCCCGGCTTGAGGCAAAGGAAGCAGAGGTGTTAAAAAATGATGTGCGCCTGTCCATTCTTGTAGGCGATATCGTCGAATCTTTAAAACCACTGGCTGCATCCCATGAAGTCACTGTCCATGTGGATTGCAAACCGCTTTGTATGTACGCCAATGGACAGCAAATGAAGGAACTTTTTGGAAATCTCATAAGCAACGCGGTAAAATACAATAAGCCTGGCGGTGAAGTTTGGGTCACGGTGACAGAAGAGGACCGCAATGTAATAATCCGTGTGAAGGATAATGGAATGGGTATTCCAAAAGAATCCTTAAGCCGTATATTTGAACGCTTTTACCGGGTAGACAAAGGACGGAGCAAGAAACAGGGCGGAACAGGCCTTGGACTATCCATTGTAAAACACATTGTCAATTTCTATCATGGGACCATTACCGTCCGGTCAGAGCTTGATATGGGTACGGAATTTATGGTAAAGATTCCAATTCAGGAGAAAATATGTTAA
- a CDS encoding DegV family protein, giving the protein MGSFILTCCSTVDMKKEFFEQRQIPYVCFHYTMDGVTYPDDLGQSIPFPEFYDRIAKGATPVTSQVNVEEYCDFFEPFLKEGKDILHLTLSSGISGTYNSACVAREEMSSRYPDRKIVIVDSLGASAGYGLLIDSVSDLRDKGVSLEEATEWTENNKLFVHHWFFSTDLTSFKRGGRISATSAMLGTVLNICPLMSIDNTGHLIPRQKIRTKKKAIQEIINTMEAHAKGGRDYSGKCFLSYSACENDAREVAALVEERFQKLSGKVLLNSIGAVIGSHTGPGTVALFFWGDKRTD; this is encoded by the coding sequence ATGGGAAGTTTTATTTTAACCTGCTGTTCTACAGTAGATATGAAGAAGGAATTTTTTGAGCAGCGTCAGATTCCCTATGTGTGTTTTCACTATACAATGGATGGCGTTACCTATCCGGATGACTTAGGGCAGAGCATTCCCTTTCCTGAGTTCTATGACCGGATCGCCAAAGGCGCGACCCCAGTGACTTCCCAGGTAAATGTGGAAGAATATTGTGATTTTTTTGAACCATTTTTAAAGGAAGGCAAAGATATATTGCACCTCACCCTTTCCTCCGGTATTTCAGGAACCTACAATTCTGCATGCGTAGCCAGGGAAGAAATGAGTTCCAGATATCCAGATAGAAAGATCGTCATCGTGGACTCTCTGGGGGCTTCTGCCGGTTATGGACTTCTGATCGATTCAGTGTCAGACTTAAGGGATAAAGGGGTTTCCCTGGAAGAGGCAACGGAGTGGACGGAGAATAATAAATTATTCGTGCATCACTGGTTTTTCTCTACGGATTTGACTAGTTTTAAGCGGGGAGGCAGAATTTCAGCCACATCCGCAATGCTTGGTACAGTGCTTAACATCTGCCCCCTCATGAGCATTGACAACACGGGGCATTTGATTCCCAGGCAGAAGATCCGTACTAAGAAAAAGGCCATCCAGGAGATCATAAACACAATGGAGGCCCATGCAAAAGGTGGGAGAGATTACAGCGGCAAATGCTTTCTTTCCTATTCCGCCTGTGAAAATGATGCCAGGGAAGTAGCGGCCCTGGTGGAGGAACGCTTCCAAAAGCTTTCCGGAAAGGTGCTGTTAAACAGCATTGGCGCAGTCATCGGATCCCATACCGGACCTGGTACCGTGGCATTATTTTTCTGGGGTGATAAAAGAACAGATTAG
- a CDS encoding Gx transporter family protein, translating into MKVKNSAHVAALYGMLIALAFVLSFVETLIPISLGIPGVKLGLANLVTVVGLYTVGTGGTVVISLLRIVLTGFTFGNLFAMLYSLGGWSLSLLLMVICRKKNWMSTTGISILGGVGHNIGQVCVAALVVKQAGVFFYLPLLLISGTVAGLIIGILGGLIISRISNFIKKMQ; encoded by the coding sequence ATGAAAGTAAAAAATTCAGCACATGTGGCAGCGTTGTACGGAATGCTGATTGCACTGGCGTTTGTTCTCAGCTTTGTAGAAACCCTGATTCCCATTTCCCTTGGAATACCGGGTGTAAAGCTGGGGCTTGCCAATCTGGTCACGGTTGTGGGGCTCTATACGGTTGGGACAGGCGGAACGGTTGTCATTTCACTTTTGCGGATCGTTCTCACCGGATTTACCTTTGGAAACTTGTTTGCCATGCTTTACAGCCTGGGGGGCTGGAGCTTAAGCCTGCTTCTAATGGTTATTTGCAGGAAAAAAAACTGGATGAGTACAACGGGAATCAGTATTCTCGGAGGCGTGGGGCATAACATCGGACAGGTTTGCGTAGCTGCCCTTGTGGTCAAGCAGGCCGGAGTATTCTTTTATCTTCCCTTACTTCTGATATCCGGTACAGTCGCCGGACTTATCATAGGGATCCTGGGGGGTTTGATTATAAGCCGGATCAGTAATTTTATTAAAAAAATGCAGTAA